One genomic segment of uncultured Desulfobacter sp. includes these proteins:
- a CDS encoding cytochrome ubiquinol oxidase subunit I has protein sequence MDPVFLSRLQFAAATMFHFLFVPLTLGLSILIAYMETRYAWSGDKKYLRMTKFWGKLFLINFALGVVTGITLEFQFGTNWSRYSEYVGDVFGSLLAIEASAAFFLESTFIGIWIFGWKKLSAKAHAGVMWLVAIAGNFSAVWILIANGFMQHPVGYDIRNGRAELTDFLAVITNKHGLLEIIHVVPASLLLGAFFVMGISAYHLLKKQHTEIFLKSFRIGLVVGLVTSLFVAFSGDMHGVNVAKTQPAKLAAMESHWETRAQAPIVMFAIPDETQEENKIEIGPIPGLLSFLGFHDFNAEIIGLKDIPKQDRPPVLPTFIGFRTMVGLGTLFILLMIYGWIRRNKLMESPNYLKIMLWSIPLPYIAMEMGWVVSEVGRQPWIVYNLMRTSDAVSPIAGSQVMVSLTAFILVYGLLGAVGFYLIAKSVKEGPEAATA, from the coding sequence ATGGATCCGGTTTTTCTGTCCAGACTGCAGTTTGCAGCGGCAACCATGTTCCATTTTCTTTTTGTTCCCCTTACTTTAGGTCTATCCATTTTAATTGCATACATGGAGACCAGATATGCCTGGTCCGGTGACAAAAAATATTTGAGGATGACCAAATTCTGGGGAAAACTATTTCTGATTAACTTTGCATTAGGCGTTGTTACCGGAATCACTTTAGAATTTCAGTTTGGCACCAACTGGTCCCGGTACAGCGAGTATGTGGGTGATGTATTTGGTTCCCTTTTAGCCATAGAGGCATCGGCCGCTTTTTTTCTTGAATCCACGTTTATCGGAATCTGGATTTTCGGCTGGAAAAAACTTTCAGCCAAGGCCCATGCCGGTGTTATGTGGCTGGTGGCTATAGCAGGAAATTTCAGTGCGGTCTGGATTCTCATTGCCAACGGGTTCATGCAGCACCCTGTAGGCTATGATATCAGAAACGGACGTGCGGAGCTCACGGATTTCCTGGCTGTGATCACCAACAAACACGGGCTTTTGGAAATTATTCATGTGGTACCGGCATCCCTGCTTTTGGGCGCCTTTTTCGTCATGGGCATCTCCGCATATCATCTTCTTAAAAAACAGCATACTGAAATATTTTTAAAATCTTTCAGGATCGGCCTGGTAGTGGGCCTTGTTACTTCTTTATTCGTAGCGTTTTCCGGAGATATGCACGGTGTTAACGTAGCCAAAACCCAGCCGGCCAAACTGGCAGCCATGGAATCCCACTGGGAAACCCGTGCACAGGCTCCCATTGTCATGTTTGCCATCCCTGATGAAACCCAAGAGGAAAACAAAATCGAAATCGGCCCAATTCCAGGCTTATTAAGTTTTTTGGGTTTTCATGATTTCAATGCCGAAATCATTGGTCTAAAAGACATTCCCAAACAGGATCGCCCGCCCGTACTGCCGACATTTATCGGCTTCAGGACCATGGTGGGACTTGGCACTCTGTTTATTCTCCTTATGATTTACGGCTGGATCCGGCGCAATAAATTGATGGAAAGCCCCAATTATTTAAAAATCATGCTCTGGTCCATTCCTTTGCCGTATATTGCCATGGAAATGGGATGGGTGGTTTCTGAAGTAGGACGCCAGCCCTGGATCGTTTACAATCTGATGCGCACGTCAGATGCGGTTTCCCCCATTGCCGGTTCCCAGGTTATGGTATCACTTACGGCATTCATCCTGGTCTACGGTCTGCTTGGGGCTGTGGGGTTCTACTTGATCGCCAAATCCGTTAAAGAAGGCCCTGAGGCCGCTACTGCATAA
- the cydB gene encoding cytochrome d ubiquinol oxidase subunit II, whose protein sequence is MELQSIWFFLWGLLWAIFFLTDGFDFGIGILYPFAGKTDRDKRVMLNAKGPLWDGNEVWLVTAGGVTFAAFPKVYATMFSSLYTPLMLILFALIFRGVAMHFRGKIESPGWKKTWDTLIFLGSFLPALLFGVAFANIFAGIPFDNQGLYHGNTLKLLNPYGLLGGILFVLLFMLHGANWMTIKATGELQDRFAQIAAKTWIVLVPVAVAFLIASFFATRLYDNYISSPALFLVIVIAVAALVCARYFNAKQAWFKAWFASALTIMGCIFFGICGLFPALFPSSMDPAWDLTAFNASSSPLTLKIMLGVVSIFIPIVIAYQSWSYYLFKDPISDEDLDMDEAY, encoded by the coding sequence ATGGAACTTCAATCAATATGGTTTTTTCTATGGGGACTTCTTTGGGCGATTTTTTTCCTGACAGACGGGTTTGATTTCGGCATCGGCATCCTGTATCCGTTTGCCGGAAAAACAGACCGGGACAAACGAGTCATGCTCAATGCCAAAGGACCTTTATGGGACGGAAATGAAGTGTGGTTAGTCACGGCTGGCGGCGTTACTTTTGCAGCCTTCCCTAAAGTCTATGCCACCATGTTTTCGTCCCTTTATACCCCGTTGATGCTCATTTTATTTGCATTGATATTCAGGGGCGTAGCCATGCACTTCAGAGGTAAAATTGAAAGTCCCGGCTGGAAAAAAACATGGGATACCCTTATTTTTCTGGGCTCTTTTCTGCCGGCCCTCTTGTTCGGGGTGGCTTTTGCCAATATTTTCGCAGGTATTCCCTTTGACAACCAAGGACTGTACCACGGCAACACCCTAAAACTGCTTAACCCTTATGGCCTTTTAGGCGGCATATTGTTTGTCCTGCTGTTTATGCTTCATGGGGCAAACTGGATGACCATCAAGGCCACAGGGGAACTGCAGGATCGCTTTGCCCAAATTGCTGCCAAAACATGGATAGTGCTTGTGCCTGTAGCCGTGGCTTTTCTGATTGCCTCATTTTTTGCCACCCGCCTTTATGATAATTACATCAGCTCCCCAGCCCTGTTCTTAGTTATTGTCATTGCCGTGGCGGCACTGGTATGTGCACGGTATTTCAACGCAAAGCAGGCATGGTTCAAAGCCTGGTTTGCATCGGCCCTGACGATCATGGGATGCATTTTTTTCGGTATCTGTGGCCTGTTTCCAGCCTTATTTCCCTCAAGTATGGACCCGGCCTGGGACCTGACTGCATTTAATGCATCATCAAGCCCCCTGACCCTTAAAATCATGCTGGGCGTTGTTTCAATTTTTATTCCCATTGTTATTGCATACCAGTCCTGGTCCTATTATTTGTTCAAGGATCCTATTTCTGACGAAGACCTGGACATGGACGAAGCATATTAA
- a CDS encoding rubredoxin, with amino-acid sequence MDKYVCGPCGYVYDPAEGDADGGIDPGTAFEDLPEDWVCPVCGASKDEFEKE; translated from the coding sequence ATGGACAAATATGTATGCGGCCCCTGTGGTTATGTGTATGACCCGGCAGAAGGCGATGCTGACGGCGGTATTGATCCCGGTACAGCCTTTGAAGATCTTCCCGAAGATTGGGTCTGTCCTGTATGCGGCGCATCCAAAGACGAATTTGAAAAAGAATAA
- a CDS encoding DHH family phosphoesterase, translating to MISNREKIKQLLSQFSGTSKVLVIINADPDAIASAMAVKRILWRRVSEVVITYFNKITRPDNLAMIEYTEAGMIPLAEVDRSLFDKFVVVDSQPNHNENFSGIEYDAIIDHHPLSCSDGAFVDVRPDYGACSTVFTEYIRSMSIKPSAKLASALMLGIKTDTANFTRQASSRDIRAFQFLYKYANMNIVTKVERANMTESDLNFLGNAIRDRNIRDNRAFYHAGTMSKPDELVVAADFFLSIAGVNWSVVSGVVDKKLIVILRNDGLRKGAGKTAQEAFAKFGSAGGHKTMARAELDISLIRKEIKQVNRKALTQWVVERITQTAGKKIE from the coding sequence ATGATTAGTAACCGGGAAAAAATAAAACAGCTTCTGTCACAGTTTTCAGGGACCTCCAAGGTGCTTGTCATCATCAATGCAGATCCAGATGCCATTGCATCTGCCATGGCTGTGAAACGCATTTTGTGGCGGCGGGTCAGTGAAGTCGTGATTACCTACTTTAACAAGATAACTCGACCCGACAATCTGGCCATGATTGAGTATACCGAAGCGGGAATGATTCCCCTGGCTGAGGTGGACAGGTCCTTGTTTGACAAATTTGTGGTGGTGGATTCCCAGCCCAATCATAATGAAAATTTTTCCGGTATTGAATATGACGCTATCATTGATCATCATCCATTATCTTGTAGTGATGGCGCGTTTGTGGATGTCCGGCCGGATTACGGGGCCTGTTCAACCGTGTTCACAGAATATATCCGCAGTATGAGTATAAAGCCGTCAGCTAAACTGGCTTCCGCTTTGATGCTGGGGATAAAAACAGACACGGCCAATTTTACCCGCCAGGCATCTTCCAGGGACATTCGGGCCTTTCAGTTCCTGTACAAATATGCGAACATGAATATTGTCACTAAGGTGGAGCGGGCCAACATGACGGAATCTGACTTAAATTTTCTGGGCAATGCCATAAGAGATAGAAACATTCGCGACAACCGGGCCTTTTATCATGCCGGAACCATGTCCAAACCCGATGAATTGGTGGTGGCTGCCGATTTTTTCCTTTCCATTGCCGGGGTAAACTGGAGCGTGGTGTCAGGGGTGGTGGATAAAAAACTGATTGTGATCCTGCGCAACGATGGCTTGCGCAAAGGCGCCGGAAAGACAGCCCAGGAGGCATTTGCCAAATTCGGGTCTGCCGGGGGACATAAAACCATGGCCAGGGCTGAATTGGATATTTCCCTGATCCGCAAAGAGATCAAGCAGGTAAACCGAAAGGCGCTGACCCAGTGGGTGGTTGAGCGGATTACCCAGACCGCAGGAAAAAAGATTGAATAG
- a CDS encoding desulfoferrodoxin, with product MAEKMGIYRCEKCGNVVQVLHGAQPPATCCGKPMDRLVANTVDAAKEKHVPVVEKIEGGYKVTVGSVPHPMTKEHWIEWIELVSCDGNYVQRMMLAPDSAPEAVFKCDENKVEAMAYCNLHSLWKS from the coding sequence ATGGCTGAAAAAATGGGAATCTATAGGTGTGAAAAATGCGGTAATGTTGTTCAGGTCCTTCATGGTGCACAACCGCCGGCAACCTGCTGCGGAAAACCCATGGATCGCCTGGTGGCAAATACCGTTGATGCCGCTAAAGAAAAGCATGTTCCCGTAGTAGAAAAAATAGAAGGTGGATACAAAGTGACTGTGGGCAGCGTTCCCCATCCCATGACAAAAGAACACTGGATTGAATGGATTGAACTTGTCTCCTGTGACGGTAACTATGTTCAACGTATGATGCTGGCTCCTGATTCTGCACCCGAAGCTGTTTTCAAATGTGACGAGAACAAGGTTGAGGCTATGGCCTACTGCAATCTTCATAGTCTGTGGAAATCTTAG
- a CDS encoding glutaredoxin family protein: MENCDCIPTLYGLSTCSHCRATRKLLDKYNIKYEYIQVDDLKGDEREAMIKAIKILNPRCSFPTIEINKETVIVGNKEKDIKKALGITK; encoded by the coding sequence ATGGAAAATTGTGATTGTATCCCCACACTATACGGATTAAGCACCTGTAGCCATTGCAGGGCTACCAGAAAACTGTTAGATAAATACAATATCAAATATGAATATATACAGGTTGACGATCTTAAGGGAGATGAGCGCGAGGCAATGATCAAGGCGATCAAAATATTGAATCCAAGGTGCTCTTTTCCCACAATTGAAATCAATAAAGAGACCGTGATTGTTGGAAATAAAGAAAAAGATATTAAAAAAGCATTGGGAATAACCAAATGA
- a CDS encoding ferredoxin-thioredoxin reductase catalytic domain-containing protein, with protein MNLEQLYDTLKKSQEKKGAYFNKDKDLVFELLESLQLNKERYGYMACPCRLASGDRDQDKDIICPCEYREPDMEEFGACYCGLYVSEKVNNLEMVPEYVPERRPVEKIV; from the coding sequence ATGAACTTAGAACAGCTTTATGATACATTGAAAAAATCACAGGAAAAAAAAGGGGCTTATTTTAACAAGGATAAGGATCTGGTATTTGAATTGCTGGAAAGTCTACAGCTTAACAAAGAAAGATACGGCTACATGGCCTGTCCCTGTCGCCTGGCCAGCGGAGACAGGGATCAAGATAAGGATATTATCTGCCCCTGTGAGTACCGTGAGCCGGATATGGAGGAATTTGGGGCCTGTTATTGCGGGCTTTATGTATCGGAAAAGGTGAACAACCTTGAGATGGTACCTGAGTATGTCCCTGAAAGAAGGCCTGTAGAAAAAATTGTATAG
- a CDS encoding exodeoxyribonuclease III has protein sequence MREKKQLKLISWNVNGLRAVLKKDFFDSVTGMDPDILMLQETKLQEDQRSDHMIQFGDYESFWNYSTVKKGYSGVVSYTRIVPDTVITQFGKPEYDGEGRIIRMDFETFVLFNIYFPNGQMSDERLSYKLAFYDWFLDYAQKLRDEGRSIIVTGDFNTAHNEIDLKNPGPNAKRSGFLRIERDVLDKMVDMGYVDTFRHFYPETVKYSWWSYRFNARKNNAGWRIDYFFVTRDLIENGIVKDAFIDNNIFGSDHCPVGLVVEV, from the coding sequence ATGCGTGAAAAAAAACAATTAAAACTGATTTCATGGAATGTAAACGGGCTTCGTGCGGTTTTAAAAAAGGATTTTTTTGATTCCGTAACCGGCATGGACCCGGACATTCTCATGCTCCAGGAGACAAAGCTCCAGGAGGATCAGCGCAGTGATCACATGATCCAGTTTGGAGACTATGAAAGTTTCTGGAATTATTCAACCGTCAAAAAGGGTTATTCCGGAGTGGTCTCCTACACGCGGATTGTTCCGGATACTGTGATCACACAGTTTGGAAAGCCCGAGTATGACGGTGAAGGCCGGATAATAAGAATGGATTTTGAAACATTTGTTTTGTTCAACATCTACTTCCCCAACGGCCAGATGAGCGATGAAAGACTTTCCTATAAATTAGCGTTTTATGACTGGTTCCTTGATTATGCCCAAAAATTAAGGGATGAGGGACGATCAATCATCGTCACCGGTGACTTTAACACGGCCCACAATGAAATTGATTTGAAAAATCCGGGGCCTAACGCCAAACGATCCGGCTTTTTGCGGATTGAACGGGATGTGCTGGATAAAATGGTGGATATGGGATATGTGGATACTTTCCGCCATTTTTACCCTGAGACGGTGAAATATTCGTGGTGGTCCTACCGTTTTAATGCAAGAAAAAATAATGCAGGGTGGCGCATTGACTATTTTTTTGTCACCCGAGATCTTATCGAAAACGGTATTGTAAAAGACGCATTTATTGATAATAATATCTTTGGTTCTGATCACTGCCCGGTTGGATTAGTAGTTGAAGTGTAG
- a CDS encoding ferritin family protein, whose translation MNFKSVDEILEFAIDREKEAVKFYESLAQEAPSKELKQTFIGFSKEEEKHAALISDISGNKAKIDSYEFEKIPDLKISNYMVETEYEKGMPMPEVLKIAMKREEKAVKLYTLLGEQTDDADAKKLFQLLVQEESKHKLGLESMYDDFLADMDG comes from the coding sequence ATGAATTTTAAATCCGTGGATGAGATACTGGAATTTGCCATTGACAGAGAAAAGGAAGCTGTAAAATTTTATGAATCTTTGGCCCAGGAGGCGCCTTCCAAAGAACTGAAACAGACCTTCATTGGTTTTTCCAAAGAGGAAGAAAAACATGCTGCGCTGATTTCTGATATTTCCGGGAATAAGGCTAAGATTGACAGCTATGAATTCGAGAAAATTCCTGACCTCAAAATAAGCAACTACATGGTCGAAACCGAATATGAAAAAGGTATGCCCATGCCCGAAGTTTTGAAAATAGCCATGAAAAGAGAGGAAAAAGCAGTCAAGCTGTATACCCTTTTAGGGGAACAGACCGATGATGCCGATGCAAAAAAGCTGTTTCAACTTCTTGTGCAGGAAGAATCCAAGCATAAACTTGGCCTGGAATCCATGTATGATGATTTTTTGGCAGATATGGACGGATAG
- the pstB gene encoding phosphate ABC transporter ATP-binding protein PstB, with the protein MNQEQTTGYPSRRSGRSPLIERTERATVGPMTVENPRISCKNVAVYYDAKKAISNISLDIGRNEVIAMIGPSGCGKSTFLRCLNRMNDPIEGCLVTGQIFMDGKNIYDSDVDVVPLRAQVGMVFQKPNPFPKSIYDNIAYGARIHGLVQNRNETDELVVDSLKRAGLWGEVKDRLGMPGTSLSGGQQQRLCIARAIAVNPEVILMDEPCSSLDPIATAIIEELIDEIKQKYTIVIVTHSMQQASRISQRTAYFHQGDLIEVGPTEQIFLNPLHQLTEDYITGRFG; encoded by the coding sequence ATGAATCAGGAACAAACAACCGGTTATCCGTCCAGAAGATCTGGGCGGAGTCCATTGATTGAACGGACAGAAAGGGCAACCGTGGGGCCGATGACGGTTGAAAACCCCAGGATAAGTTGTAAGAATGTTGCTGTTTATTACGACGCCAAAAAAGCTATTAGCAATATTTCCCTGGATATCGGCCGTAATGAAGTGATTGCTATGATCGGGCCTTCCGGGTGCGGGAAATCCACCTTTCTGCGCTGCCTGAACCGGATGAACGATCCCATTGAAGGATGTCTTGTGACCGGGCAGATCTTCATGGACGGAAAAAATATATATGACAGCGACGTGGATGTGGTTCCGTTAAGGGCCCAGGTGGGCATGGTTTTCCAAAAGCCCAATCCCTTTCCCAAATCAATTTATGACAATATTGCCTATGGCGCAAGAATTCACGGCCTTGTTCAGAACCGGAATGAAACCGACGAATTGGTTGTGGACTCTTTGAAAAGGGCAGGCCTTTGGGGGGAAGTTAAGGACCGGTTGGGAATGCCCGGCACCAGTCTTTCCGGCGGGCAGCAGCAGCGTCTGTGCATTGCAAGGGCCATTGCGGTGAACCCGGAGGTGATTCTCATGGATGAACCCTGTTCCTCCCTGGACCCCATTGCCACGGCCATTATCGAGGAACTCATTGATGAAATTAAACAGAAGTACACCATTGTCATTGTAACCCACTCCATGCAGCAGGCATCCCGGATTTCCCAGCGTACGGCCTATTTCCACCAGGGAGATCTCATTGAAGTCGGGCCCACGGAGCAGATATTCTTAAATCCGCTACACCAGCTCACCGAAGATTATATTACCGGGCGGTTCGGATAA
- a CDS encoding substrate-binding domain-containing protein, with the protein MKKLIIISTGCYGIDNFFKFKAEDKFGHRHTCSIPRTKFFSPTQKLGKLAFCNSLSIALVYLLMFGIAQARAASTRDYISIVGSSTVYPFATVVAENFGKKTRFKTPKIESTGSGGGHKLFGAGIGVEHPDITNSSARITRSQLEKGFKNGVREVVEVKIGYDGIVVANSRQAMVFRLNRKDLFLGLAKQVPVAGDMGALQPNPYKTWKQINSLLPDVKIEVFGPPPTSGTRDAFVELVMEGGANAFAWIAKLKIMDKKRYKEICHTIREDGAFIEAGENDNLIVDKLKKSPGALGILGFSFLDQNTDKIQGSFIDGVQPTFQAISEGFYPVSRPLYFYVKKAHVDNIPGMREYLAEFTSETAWGDEGYLTTKGLIPMPVEERQYYKKVVEELPPLTLDDLN; encoded by the coding sequence ATGAAAAAATTGATTATCATTTCGACAGGTTGTTACGGAATAGATAATTTTTTCAAGTTCAAGGCGGAAGATAAATTTGGCCACAGGCATACATGCAGTATTCCGAGGACCAAATTTTTTTCTCCAACGCAGAAATTGGGGAAATTAGCATTCTGTAACAGCCTGTCGATTGCCCTGGTTTATCTATTGATGTTTGGAATAGCCCAGGCCCGCGCCGCGTCAACACGGGACTATATCTCCATTGTCGGATCTTCAACGGTTTATCCTTTTGCCACTGTTGTTGCTGAAAATTTTGGAAAAAAAACCCGCTTTAAAACCCCGAAAATTGAATCCACAGGATCGGGCGGCGGACATAAACTTTTTGGTGCCGGTATTGGTGTAGAGCATCCGGATATTACCAATTCTTCTGCCCGGATTACAAGAAGTCAGTTGGAAAAAGGCTTTAAAAATGGTGTAAGAGAAGTGGTTGAGGTGAAAATCGGTTATGACGGTATTGTTGTGGCAAATTCCAGGCAGGCCATGGTGTTCAGACTGAATAGAAAAGATCTGTTTCTCGGTCTGGCAAAGCAGGTACCAGTGGCAGGGGATATGGGCGCTTTGCAGCCAAATCCCTATAAAACCTGGAAGCAAATAAATTCATTACTTCCGGATGTCAAAATTGAGGTGTTTGGGCCGCCACCCACTTCCGGCACCCGTGATGCTTTTGTGGAACTGGTTATGGAAGGCGGGGCAAATGCGTTTGCATGGATAGCGAAGTTAAAAATAATGGATAAAAAAAGATACAAGGAAATCTGTCATACCATAAGGGAAGATGGGGCCTTTATTGAGGCTGGAGAAAATGACAACCTGATCGTCGATAAGTTAAAGAAATCTCCTGGCGCCTTAGGTATTTTAGGCTTTTCTTTTCTGGACCAGAACACCGATAAGATCCAGGGCTCATTTATTGACGGTGTGCAACCGACATTTCAAGCAATTTCCGAGGGGTTCTATCCTGTGTCCCGGCCCTTGTATTTTTATGTTAAAAAGGCCCATGTCGATAATATTCCCGGTATGAGGGAATATCTGGCCGAGTTCACCAGTGAAACCGCCTGGGGTGATGAGGGCTACCTGACGACTAAAGGGTTGATCCCCATGCCTGTAGAGGAACGACAGTATTATAAAAAAGTTGTTGAAGAATTACCCCCCTTAACTTTGGATGATCTTAATTAA
- the pstA gene encoding phosphate ABC transporter permease PstA, with the protein MNNLNDASAPGRGRTIDIVKKGIDKRYRKERRFRFFGFAAVIFSLGFLSLLFISIISNGYTAFQQTMVRLDVFLDTNVIDKDDLAGANYSKLIHDALLSVYPDVTKRNDKRKLYELISISAAYRLQNFVAKNRHEIGTTLQIWVPADDDVDMLMKGYIDRDKPESQRRIDDRQLAWVDHLVSLGQIKKVFNMTFLTAGDSREPEVAGIWGAVCGSFYTLIVTLILSFPVGAAAAVYLEEFAPKNRWTDIIEVNINNLAAVPSIVFGLLGLAVFLNFFGLPRSVPLVGGLVLTLMTLPTIIISSRSALKAVSPSIREAALSIGASKVQMVTHHVLPQALPGMLTGSIIGMAQALGETAPLLMIGMVAFIVDIPAGFTDPSTVLPVQIYLWADSPERAFLEKTSAAIMVLLLFLMVMNGAAVFLRRVFEKRQ; encoded by the coding sequence ATGAATAATTTAAACGATGCGTCTGCACCAGGCAGAGGTAGGACCATAGATATAGTAAAAAAGGGGATTGACAAACGTTACCGCAAAGAACGCAGATTTCGTTTTTTCGGTTTTGCAGCCGTTATTTTCAGCTTAGGCTTTTTGTCGTTGCTGTTTATCTCCATTATTTCCAACGGATATACTGCATTTCAACAAACCATGGTCCGGCTGGATGTATTCCTGGATACCAATGTCATAGATAAAGATGATTTGGCTGGTGCCAATTATTCCAAATTGATTCATGACGCGTTGCTGTCTGTTTATCCTGATGTGACAAAACGCAACGATAAACGCAAATTATACGAGCTTATCAGCATAAGTGCAGCTTACAGGCTTCAGAATTTTGTGGCTAAAAACCGGCATGAGATCGGAACCACTCTTCAAATATGGGTACCGGCCGATGATGATGTGGACATGCTGATGAAAGGGTACATTGACCGGGACAAGCCCGAATCCCAGCGAAGGATTGATGACCGGCAGCTTGCATGGGTGGATCATTTGGTTAGCCTGGGACAGATCAAAAAGGTGTTCAATATGACCTTTCTCACTGCAGGGGATTCCAGGGAGCCTGAAGTTGCCGGGATCTGGGGGGCGGTCTGCGGGTCGTTTTATACCCTTATTGTCACCCTGATCCTGTCTTTTCCCGTTGGGGCGGCTGCTGCCGTGTATCTGGAAGAGTTTGCCCCTAAAAACAGGTGGACGGATATCATTGAGGTGAATATCAATAATCTGGCAGCCGTCCCCTCTATTGTATTCGGGCTGTTAGGGTTGGCCGTATTTTTAAATTTTTTCGGCCTTCCCAGATCTGTCCCGCTTGTGGGCGGACTGGTTTTAACCCTGATGACCTTGCCTACCATCATTATTTCGAGTCGATCTGCGCTTAAGGCGGTATCTCCTTCCATTCGCGAGGCAGCTCTTAGTATTGGTGCATCCAAAGTCCAGATGGTGACGCATCATGTCCTGCCCCAGGCCCTGCCGGGCATGCTTACCGGCTCCATTATCGGCATGGCTCAGGCCCTTGGGGAAACCGCCCCGCTTTTGATGATCGGTATGGTCGCTTTTATTGTAGATATCCCTGCAGGATTCACAGATCCTTCCACGGTACTGCCTGTACAGATTTACCTGTGGGCAGACAGTCCGGAAAGGGCGTTTCTGGAAAAAACGTCCGCTGCCATCATGGTGCTTCTGCTTTTTTTGATGGTCATGAATGGCGCAGCTGTTTTTTTAAGAAGAGTTTTTGAAAAAAGACAGTAA
- the pstC gene encoding phosphate ABC transporter permease subunit PstC, whose translation MTPFHLLLTLWVLTIAGFFAGRSKAFAVCSAHGGPRALHSRPFYYGTLTSIWCAVPALIVFSFWHFFQSNIIMDLVIADLPDQIRFLPKDRLNLVVNDIQNIVAGNIMAGKISPAIQGAADHYKSLETMAQVALSVIITAMAIIAIAGVYLKITPKLRARNYVEKVIESLLIACASLAVLTTIGIVISVLYEAIRFFKIVPVYKFLFGLKWSPQMAIHAEQIGSSGAFGAIPVILGTMLIAGIAMCVAVPIGLMAAIYLSEYANKNFRSIAKPLLEILAGIPTVVYGFFAALVVAPAIRDAGDILGFSVSSESALAAGIVMGIMIIPFVSSISDDVINAVPQSLRDGALSLGSTRSETITNVVLPAALPGIVGGVLLAVSRAIGETMIVVMAAGLSANLTANPFQAVTTVTVQIVTLLVGDQEFDSAKTLAAFALGLLLFVITLILNVAALMVVRKYRERYE comes from the coding sequence ATGACACCGTTTCATTTGCTTTTAACACTTTGGGTGCTGACCATTGCAGGCTTTTTTGCAGGCCGCAGCAAGGCCTTTGCTGTTTGCTCTGCCCATGGCGGTCCAAGAGCTCTTCATTCAAGGCCGTTCTATTACGGGACCCTGACCTCCATTTGGTGTGCAGTACCGGCTTTGATCGTTTTTTCTTTCTGGCATTTTTTTCAATCAAATATCATCATGGATTTGGTAATTGCCGATCTTCCTGACCAGATTCGATTTTTGCCCAAAGACCGCCTTAATCTTGTTGTCAATGATATCCAAAATATTGTGGCCGGTAATATTATGGCCGGTAAAATCAGTCCTGCCATCCAGGGTGCAGCTGACCACTACAAAAGCCTTGAGACAATGGCCCAGGTGGCGTTAAGCGTTATTATAACGGCCATGGCCATAATTGCCATTGCAGGTGTGTACTTAAAAATTACACCAAAGCTTAGAGCCAGAAATTATGTAGAAAAAGTTATTGAGAGCCTGCTCATTGCATGCGCTTCCCTGGCTGTTTTGACCACCATAGGCATCGTCATTTCCGTGCTTTATGAGGCGATCCGGTTTTTCAAGATTGTGCCGGTGTATAAATTTTTGTTCGGACTCAAATGGAGCCCCCAGATGGCCATTCATGCAGAGCAGATCGGCTCTTCCGGTGCATTCGGGGCGATTCCGGTTATCCTCGGCACGATGCTCATTGCCGGCATTGCCATGTGTGTGGCCGTGCCGATAGGGCTTATGGCTGCCATTTACCTGTCCGAATATGCCAATAAAAATTTTCGAAGTATTGCCAAACCGCTTTTGGAGATCCTGGCCGGTATCCCCACGGTTGTTTACGGGTTTTTTGCAGCCCTTGTTGTGGCCCCGGCCATCAGGGATGCCGGAGATATCCTGGGGTTTTCCGTATCTTCGGAAAGTGCTTTGGCCGCTGGAATTGTCATGGGAATTATGATCATTCCTTTTGTTTCTTCTATATCCGATGACGTCATCAATGCGGTGCCCCAGTCCTTGCGGGACGGCGCCTTGAGCCTTGGTTCCACCCGGAGTGAAACCATTACAAATGTTGTACTGCCCGCAGCCTTGCCCGGAATTGTGGGCGGGGTGCTGCTGGCCGTGTCCCGGGCCATTGGTGAGACCATGATTGTTGTGATGGCGGCCGGTCTGTCAGCAAACCTGACCGCGAATCCCTTCCAGGCTGTTACAACGGTTACGGTGCAGATTGTCACCCTGCTGGTGGGGGACCAGGAATTTGACAGTGCCAAAACCTTGGCCGCTTTTGCCTTGGGACTTTTGCTGTTTGTCATTACCCTGATTTTAAACGTGGCCGCCTTGATGGTGGTCAGAAAATACAGGGAGCGTTATGAATAA